Below is a window of Candidatus Sulfotelmatobacter sp. DNA.
GATTCAGGCGATCATCGCCGAGCTGGCCGAGGAGGACGGTTCGCTCGTCAAGAATCCATCGGCGTGATGCGTCTGGCGTTGCCCACTTCGTCAGCCCTCGCGCATCAAGCCGCCCGACTCATCAACGTCGCTCGAAGGAGGAATCCGTGGCCGTCATCCCACTCGGTGATGCTTCGCGACGCCCCCTGAAACCGCCGGTTGCCACGGCGGCGATCATTCTCCTCAACCTCGTGATGTTCGGGTTCGAACTTGCGGGCGGCGAGTCGTTCGTCGCTCGGTGGTCGGTCGTCCCCGCCCACCTCTCCGCAGGGCAGGACTGGATCACGGTCCTGACCGCCATGTTCATGCACGCCAGCTGGTCGCACATCATCGGCAACATGATCTTTCTCTGGGCCTTCGGCCCCGAGATCGAAGACGCGTTGGGCCGATTCGGCTACCTCGTCTTCTACCTGCTGGGCGGAGTCGCCGCCATGCTGGCTCAGGTGGCTGCGAATCCGCAGTCCTCCGTGCCCAACCTGGGCGCCAGTGGCGCAATCGCAGCGGTGATGGGCGCGTTCCTGGTGGCGTTCCCGGCCGACCGCATTCGCAGTCTGCTGGTCATCTTCGTGTTCGTGCGCGT
It encodes the following:
- a CDS encoding rhomboid family intramembrane serine protease, whose translation is MAVIPLGDASRRPLKPPVATAAIILLNLVMFGFELAGGESFVARWSVVPAHLSAGQDWITVLTAMFMHASWSHIIGNMIFLWAFGPEIEDALGRFGYLVFYLLGGVAAMLAQVAANPQSSVPNLGASGAIAAVMGAFLVAFPADRIRSLLVIFVFVRVRLIPAALFIGVWFLTQLVNVGAVAQLPAGGVAYLAHVGGFLFGAVTMRMLEA